In the genome of Shewanella glacialimarina, one region contains:
- a CDS encoding GNAT family N-acetyltransferase, with protein sequence MISRSLRFEQLTRDELYEILKLRVDVFVVEQNCPYPELDEKDRHPQTQHMVIQDRDGHLVAYCRILPPGLSYPQASIGRVVVASSHRGQGLAESLMQQALPKVLAYWPNAGVQIGAQEHLQKFYQRLGFISHSEVYLEDGIPHIDMLYQF encoded by the coding sequence GTGATTTCACGTAGCCTGAGATTCGAACAATTAACCCGAGATGAGCTCTACGAAATACTGAAACTGCGAGTTGATGTGTTTGTCGTTGAGCAAAATTGCCCCTATCCTGAATTGGATGAAAAAGATCGACATCCACAAACTCAGCACATGGTTATACAGGACAGAGACGGGCATTTAGTGGCTTATTGCCGTATTTTGCCTCCAGGATTAAGTTACCCGCAAGCCAGTATTGGACGGGTTGTTGTTGCATCTAGCCACCGCGGCCAGGGCTTAGCAGAGTCATTAATGCAACAGGCATTACCAAAAGTATTGGCGTATTGGCCCAATGCTGGGGTGCAAATTGGCGCACAGGAACATCTACAAAAATTTTATCAGCGCCTTGGTTTTATTAGCCATTCCGAGGTTTATTTAGAAGATGGAATCCCCCATATTGATATGCTTTACCAATTTTAA